The sequence below is a genomic window from Humulus lupulus chromosome 3, drHumLupu1.1, whole genome shotgun sequence.
atcagaaattatatatataatatcacaaataacaatatattaacaatattaaacaaattatacataaaaccccaaatacatttatgcaaaaaatataaaaaaaaaaccaaaaaattacaaagaaaatgcgAAATACCTATAAAATCGCTTGTAAACAATGCAAAACctgaaaataaacaaacaaaaatccCATTATAGAAGaccaaaacagaaaaaaaaaatttgataaatttatacaaaaaaaaactgaaatataTGTAAATGCATACCTTAATAGACCTTATAGCTACCTAAATCTTCTTTGGAATGGAAGATTTGACCAAAACCAAAGCTTTTGGGGGCCGAGACACCGAAAAAATGAAAAAGGGGGCGGAGAAAACGGAGGGTTTTTTTTTCCGTTTCAGAGAGAATGAGCTCTCTGTTTGGGGAAGATGAAGATTAtaaagaccctataccgagaacatgttctcggtatagggtcctcGGTACAGaaactaaaatgaaaaaaacCGCGTAAATATAGGGCGGTTCTAAATTATTTATACCGAGAACGTGTTCTCGGTATAGTGTTAgcggtattttttttttttttttttttgtagtggtTAGGAATGCACATTTGTTATCTAAAATTttgtaaaaacaatttttttattaattatttaaaaatgtaGAGAGGCTTGGCCTACCTGACCTGGGATCTGTCCCAGAAGAGTAGTAACTACCCATAATCATAACCAACCTAAGTAATTATTTATTAGTCTCCTCCAAAGTTTTGACAAAGTCATGATTTTATCTTTGTTTTTCACATTTCCTGGATTGGAACAAAaacaaatattatatttgaaatttcACTAGCTGAAGCTGTTATATTTACAACTCATATCCTATAAATAGTATCCGATTACGTCATGTAATTTGTAAAatgcatttaattttttttaggggagaaatgtatttttaatttacATTAACTTCGTACGTTATTAATTATACACACACGAAAATGACTGTATATTACCTAATTTATATCAAAACATACGCATTTATACTCTAGCTCTACACATTGCTCATAATAGAATTCTTTTAAAACAAATTCggtttttgttaattttttatcctttttttaagtgaaaaatacaGTTTGTATTTTTCTAAATGTTTCATAAAAAAAAAGGGTTAGTGATGAGGACGTGCGAAACTAACATGGAAGAGATAAAGTTgacttatatataaatattaagaaTAACAATATGAAGtcatgcaaaaaaaaaagattaaataaGTTGATATAGAAATAGAGAAAAAGTCACTGCCATATGACACTAAATCCATAAATATCAttgtaattaaattaattaattaatacacCTCTTAATAACATTtgttattagtattattatttatatatgtatatatatcaaaTAAAACAGAGTCTTCTATTTCTAACAACGATCAAGAAAGACCCTTTCTAATGGATCTCAAAAGCTCCCAAGATCAACGTCAACCCAAGTCCCAAAAACTCCAAATATTCTTTGTTCCCAAACGAGATGTTCGTTATGCGTTAGCTTTATTCATCATAATAATCTCTTCCTTCATTATTTCAAGACTTGTTGGCCCTTTCGATCGCGGGTTGTTCAGGTTTCGCTTCGGCTTCTTGTCCCCGCCGATTCTTTCCAATAATTCTAAAACGTCGTCGTTGGATGGCCACTGCTGTGATTATTCGTATGGGAGATGGGTTTGGGATGAGACTCGTCTTCTCGAGTCCTACAACGAGAGCTGCCAATTTCTCGACCCCGGATTCCGTTGCCGCCAAAATGGACGGACCAACGAAGATTTCCGCCAGTGGCGGTGGCAACCCGACGGCTGTGATCTTCCCAGGTAATAATAAGATTTTCTCGGAGCTTCCaagatttttttttgttgcatGTGCATGGCTGTCTTTTGTTTATGTACTTTTATTCTACTGGCAGCTAGCTTGCCctaaacagtttttttttttttgggtagagGTGAACTTAGGTTAATATTGAAAGTTTGCCACGTGTCAGTTTATTTAACAATACTTTCCGGGTGAGGAGGAAGATGAACATGGATCCAACTTAAGTTCATGTTCATAGTATTTTAACTATATAAAATTTCTTATATGACTTTGTATGTACGGAAAAAAGAAGAAGTCACTACTCACTAACTAGGGCACTTAACACACCTATTAAACAAAATATGAAGTGGTACTTATACGTAGATTTGTATGGTAAATATGTTGATATTGTTTTCTGTATGTACTGTATTGATTCTTTTcaaaagtaataataatatataCATGAACATACGACATTGTATTACAAGTTACAACGATAGTTTCAAAGCATAAAACGACAAACTACctgttttttaacatttttttaaatattagatTTAACGCCAGCGATTTCCTAGAGAGAAGTCGAAATGGACGAATAGTGTTCGCAGGAGACTCCATTGGAAGGAACCAGTGGGAATCTTTATTGTGCATGCTAGCTCAGGGAGTGTCCAATAAGTCGGCAATCTATGAAGTCAATGGCAAACCCATAACCAAACACAAGGGCTTTCTCTCTATGAGGTTTACCGAGTATAATCTTACTGTTTCGTATTACAGAGCTCCTTTCCTTGTCATCAATGGCCGCCCACCCAAGAATTCGTCCAAACAAGTGTTCAGCTCTGTTAAAGTTGACCAGTTGCACTGGTATTCCAAGTACTGGATGGGAGCTGATGTTTTGGTCTTCAACGATGGGCATTGGTGGAACAAGGACAAGACAACTAACATGTATGGCtgtgtgtgtatgtatatatatatatcaaacacATGCACACAAAATTGATTGCAATTAGTGATAAGAATCTGCTCGTATTAATGTTTCAGGGGCTGCTATTTCGAAGAAGATAAAAAGATTAATATGACGATGGATGTTATGGAAGCTTTTCGAAGATCCTTGCAAACATTGAAATCTTGGGCAATAAACAGTCTTGATCCTGAAAAGAGCCATATATTCTTTCGTAGCTACTCCCCAGTACATTACAGGCAAGTATCGTAAGGTAATttcgaataataataataatgatgaagTGAATAGCTCAAGAAGATTATCGAAATAGAATGAAACATGTTCTATTTTTAAGGACTAAAACTTTGGTTAAGTCGGGAAATAATAAAAGTTAGTCACATCTAGGTAGTTGTGGTTCGAACCTCACTACCCCACTTTAGTTGAGATACTTGTTGAACATAATATTATATTGAAAACGATAGTAGTATTTATAAGCGGAGAGCTCTTGGGAAAGTAAAAAAAAAGGTTTTCTTTCCATTGACATGTGCAAATCCCGAACATAAACTTTGTAttcttgggaatttaacctaaaaaatttcttctttttcttaaagaaaaaggaaaggaaatTGGATTGGTACAGAATAAATATGAACTGTttacatgtatatatatgttttcaaGGTTGTCCTGAGCCCCAGTGGACTAATTACATACAGGAGAAAGAATAAATGTATGGCTTTGTAAAATTTGCAGGAACGGCACATGGAATGAAGGAGGCAACTGTGATATCCATGTAGAACCAGAAACAGATTACCAGAAACTTGAATCCGATCCACCCTATAATCAGATCATGTATAACGTGATCAAACAGATGGATTATGGAAATTGGAAGGTCAAGTTCTTGAACGTCACATATCTAACAGAGATCAGGAAGGACGGTCACCCTTCCAAGTATCGCGAACCTCGAACCCCACAATTTTCTCCACAAGATTGTAGCCATTGGTGCCTACCTGGAGTACCAGACACATGGAATGAACTTCTTTACGCTCATCTACTATCGAAAGGATTCAAAACCAAGTGAAATAGTAATGTAGAGAGTAGAAGAAAAATACCTTTATAATTTGGAAAAGATTTTCAGCTTCAACTGTACATAGTCAAGGATTAATTATACTCAGGCCAGTTCCTCTACACTTCCATCAGAGCTCTCTTCACTAGTTTCCATTTCCTTTACCTTCTCAAGTTGCCTCAAGAGGTCCAACCTTTCAGATCCATACGTAGAGGGTATCTGTCAAAGAACATAACAGTGAAAGCTCATATGCGTTTCAACTCCAAGAAAGTATTACAAAACTACAAGTCTTCAGATTTGATAAGTCACTCACCAGAGATGGTACATATCTCTGAATAGCAGCCAACATAGCTGCATGCCCGACTGCAGTAACCTGTTGGAACATTTGATTCTCCCCAGTCAGTTTCAGTAGGTCAAACAGCTAGTAGATTTAGTCTGAAATTGTAATGCGTAAATACAAAAGATTGTTGATACTTTAATGTGTGATGATGGAGCAAATATGAATGATCTATTCTTCTACCAAGCGAACCCTTCAAAACTTAAGGAATTCCCAACCAATCCTTGAACCTACTGTGCCTTCACCAAATCATTAATAAAAACCTTTTAAAAACGTCACTATTGGCACATGGTACTCTTACCGAAACAACATAACTACTAATCCTTGAGATTCATTACGTTAAGATATACATGATTCAGAAGACATAGTAATCTTTAAGAACGAGGTTAAGAAACTCCCTAACTAGATTAATATTGCTTTCTAAGGGAACTTTTATCTCGATTAATACTGGAGAACTACTTATATGTACGGTGATTGCACTAATTTCAGACTAGGGAAAAAGATGTATTTTATAGAACAAAATAAATAGTCAATAAGGATTCATGCGTTATATGATAATAAAAAGATTTGAGAAAGTATCTCACAGGAAGAAGCATTAAAACACCAATAGGAACAACTGATGCTAAGTCAGTCCCAGTTCTTCGTAGTGCTTTCTTCTCTTTCTCTGTTAGTTCATCTCCTATCAGGGCCCTTCTAAGCAATCCCATTGAAGCACCTACGTCGATAGCTAGAAGTTGTGTTCCTTGCCAGACATCCTGTCAAAGATCATATGTTTTCTACTAATTTAATTGAACAACAATTTTCAACTATTTCTTGCCAGGGAGAAAAAGGGAGGGAAGGAGGAGGGGGGAGAGAGAGTCATACTGTGCTAGCTTCTTTTAGCTTGTCAAATGATTTTTCAATAATATTTTCTTTCTTCTGAACCTGGACCAATTGAGTGGATCCAGCATCTTCACGATATTTATAACCATCGTTTGCAATCTCAATATCCTGCTAGAGAAATGTAGGAtaacaattaattaaaagtaTCCAAGTGATAAACTCAATGTCTAGTAGAAACAAGTTTTCACATTACTTCAGTTCATAAATTCAAAAAACCGTGTAATTGTAAAGTAAAATACAACGGCCAGATTCATATAATTGCTCAACTCCAATGTTGAGGTCTAATATTCAAATCTTCAtaccaaataattaataatataacgAAAAAATTACAAAGTCTCTCTCCGTCTCCCGCTTGCtacttcttttaaaaaattattgtCTTTATTACAAAAATCTCACTACATAAGCACATAGTTGAAGTTGATTTGgcaaaaaaaaatcatcatattCCTAAACGGAAACTTATGGAAGGATCTGGTCAGCAGCTCCTTTTTATTTATCTTTTCTTGTACTTAATTTCATAGTAAGGATGCCGA
It includes:
- the LOC133823842 gene encoding protein trichome birefringence-like 9; its protein translation is MDLKSSQDQRQPKSQKLQIFFVPKRDVRYALALFIIIISSFIISRLVGPFDRGLFRFRFGFLSPPILSNNSKTSSLDGHCCDYSYGRWVWDETRLLESYNESCQFLDPGFRCRQNGRTNEDFRQWRWQPDGCDLPRFNASDFLERSRNGRIVFAGDSIGRNQWESLLCMLAQGVSNKSAIYEVNGKPITKHKGFLSMRFTEYNLTVSYYRAPFLVINGRPPKNSSKQVFSSVKVDQLHWYSKYWMGADVLVFNDGHWWNKDKTTNMGCYFEEDKKINMTMDVMEAFRRSLQTLKSWAINSLDPEKSHIFFRSYSPVHYRNGTWNEGGNCDIHVEPETDYQKLESDPPYNQIMYNVIKQMDYGNWKVKFLNVTYLTEIRKDGHPSKYREPRTPQFSPQDCSHWCLPGVPDTWNELLYAHLLSKGFKTK